From a region of the Suncus etruscus isolate mSunEtr1 chromosome 11, mSunEtr1.pri.cur, whole genome shotgun sequence genome:
- the CMAS gene encoding N-acylneuraminate cytidylyltransferase — protein MDSAAAEKEKGAATSASAAHPPRGRPGRGRPPKLQRNARGGGGGGGGGRGGEKPPHLAALVLARGGSKGIPLKNIKHLAGVPLIGWVLRAALDSGVFQSVWVSTDHDEIENVAKQFGAQVHRRSSEVSKDSSTSLDAIVEFLNYHNEVDIVGNIQATSPCLHPTDLQKVAEMIREEGYDSVFSVVRRHQFRWSEIQKGVHEVTEPLNLNPAKRPRRQDWDGELYENGSFYFAKRHLIEMGYLQGGKMAYYEMRAEHSVDIDVDIDWPIAEQRVLRYGYFGKEKLKEIKLLVCNIDGCFTNGHIYVSGDQKEIISYDVKDAIGISLLKKSGVEVRLISERACSKQTLSSLKLDCKMEISVTDKLAVVDEWRKEMGLSWKEVAYLGNEVSDEACLKKVGLSGVPANACATAQKAVSYICKSNGGRGALREFAEHIFLLMEKVNNSCQK, from the exons ATGGACTCGGCGGCGgcggagaaggagaagggggccgCCACCTCCGCCTCCGCCGCCCACCCGCCGCGGGGCCGGCCGGGCCGCGGGCGGCCGCCCAAGCTGCAGCGCAACGCCcggggcggcgggggcggcggcggcgggggccgCGGCGGGGAGAAGCCGCCCCACCTGGCCGCGCTGGTCCTGGCCCGGGGCGGCAGCAAGGGCATCCCGCTGAAGAACATTAAGCACCTGGCGGGGGTCCCGCTCATCGGCTGGGTCCTGCGAGCCGCCCTGGACTCGGGGGTCTTCCAGAG TGTGTGGGTTTCAACAGACCATGATGAAATTGAAAATGTAGCCAAACAATTTGGGGCACAAGTTCATCGAAGAAGTTCTGAAGTTTCCAAAGACAGCTCTACCTCACTAGATGCCATCGTAGAGTTTCTTAATTACCATAATG AGGTGGACATTGTAGGAAATATTCAAGCTACTTCTCCATGTTTACATCCTACTGACCTTCAGAAAGTAGCAGAAATGATTAGAGAAGAAGGATATGATTCTGTTTTCTCTGTCGTGAGACGCCATCAGTTTCGGTGGAGTGAAATTCAGAAAGGAG TTCATGAAGTGACTGAGCCGCTGAATTTGAATCCGGCCAAACGACCTCGCCGACAAGACTGGGATGGAGAATTATATGAAAATGGCTCATTTTATTTCGCTAAAAGGCATTTGATCGAGATGGGTTACTTACAG GGTGGCAAAATGGCTTACTATGAAATGCGAGCTGAGCACAGTGTGGATATTGATGTGGACATTGACTGGCCGATTGCAGAACAAAGAGTACTGAG ATATGGCTATTTTGGCAAAGAGAAACTCAAGGAGATAAAActtttggtttgcaatattgatgGATGCTTCACAAATGGCCACATTTATGTATCAGGagaccaaaaagaaataatatcttaTGATGTTAAAGATGCTATTGGGATAAGTTTATTAAAGAAAAGTGGTGTTGAG gtCAGGTTAATCTCAGAAAGGGCATGTTCGAAGCAGACACTCTCATCCTTAAAACTGGATTGCAAAATGGAAATCAGCGTTACAGACAAGTTAGCAGTTGTAGatgaatggagaaaagaaatgggcCTGAGCTGGAAAGAAGTGGCATATCTTG GAAATGAAGTGTCTGATGAAGCCTGCTTGAAGAAAGTAGGCCTCAGTGGTGTTCCAGCCAACGCCTGCGCCACGGCTCAGAAAGCTGTTAGTTATATCTGCAAATCTAATGGTGGCCGTGGGGCCCTCCGAGAATTTGCAGAGCACATTTTCCTGCTAATGGAAAAAGTCAATAATtcatgccaaaaataa